In Mucinivorans hirudinis, the DNA window TATTGAATAGACAATGAACCGCATCGACCGCATATCTGCAATGCTCATTCAGCTTCAATCGCGCCCTGTGGTGAGGGCTGCGGATATGGCGGAGCGGTTTGGCGTGAGCATTCGCACCGTCTACCGTGATGTTCGCTCGCTGTGCGAGGCGGGTGTTCCGATATGCGGCGATTCGGGCGTTGGTTATTCGCTTGTCGAAGGGTATAGGCTGCCTCCTCTGATGTTTACCAAAGAGGAGGCACTTGCCTTTGTTACGGCAGGTAAATTCGTAGAGCAACTCACCGACGAACAGAGCAGCAGCCACTTCCGCAGCGGTATGGAGAAGATTCGTGCCGTGCTGCGTGGGGCAGACAAGAGCGACCTTGCCGATGTGGGCAACAGCATAGCGGTCTATCGTAACAACCTGCTACCAAACCCCAAGCTGCCGAACCTGATACAAACAATTCTGAGCAGCGTCCACAGTCGTAAGGCTCTCGATATGCGATACTTCACTCCGTCTCGCAACCAACACAGCGACCGTCTTATCGAGGCTGTCGGGGTGAGCTATATCTATCCGCATTGGTATCTGAGCGGCTACTGCCACCTGCGGAGCGAGTACCGCAACTTTCGCCTCGACCGTATCGAGGAGCTGACCCTGAGTGAGCAGCCATTCACACGACAACATCCTGATTTGGGCGAACTTGGCTATGAGTGCGACCCCGCTTGTCTGACCCGAGTAGTGCTGCACACAACTCCCCAAACAGCATTGCAGATGGGTGACAGAAAGTATTATTATGGGTTAATCTCCGAAGTTGAAACC includes these proteins:
- a CDS encoding Predicted transcriptional regulator yields the protein MNRIDRISAMLIQLQSRPVVRAADMAERFGVSIRTVYRDVRSLCEAGVPICGDSGVGYSLVEGYRLPPLMFTKEEALAFVTAGKFVEQLTDEQSSSHFRSGMEKIRAVLRGADKSDLADVGNSIAVYRNNLLPNPKLPNLIQTILSSVHSRKALDMRYFTPSRNQHSDRLIEAVGVSYIYPHWYLSGYCHLRSEYRNFRLDRIEELTLSEQPFTRQHPDLGELGYECDPACLTRVVLHTTPQTALQMGDRKYYYGLISEVETDGVVEQTYMSYYTDSIARWALSYIDTTKVIEPEEVKEKIKDIIKHF